A region from the Acidimicrobiia bacterium genome encodes:
- a CDS encoding carboxymuconolactone decarboxylase family protein: MRLEQLTLDTLTPDQRELYDAIVGRRLGSILPSRIADEQGRLQGPFNAMLHYPALGHPLQELGGGLRFRGSLPARARELVILTVAAAWESEFEWWAHVRIGHEVGLTDDEIIAVRSFLPLALDDPVEQAALDVARAAATTADLDDDLYARSRDALGDKMLIEALTLVGYYALLALQMRVFRVPLPDGAEYTFTNRR; this comes from the coding sequence ATGCGACTCGAACAGCTCACCCTCGACACGCTCACGCCGGACCAACGGGAGCTCTACGACGCGATAGTCGGCCGTCGGCTCGGATCCATTCTCCCCTCGCGAATCGCCGACGAGCAGGGGCGACTCCAGGGCCCGTTCAACGCGATGCTCCACTACCCCGCGCTCGGGCATCCGTTGCAGGAGCTCGGAGGCGGGTTGCGCTTCCGAGGCTCACTCCCCGCCCGCGCGCGAGAGCTCGTCATCCTCACCGTGGCAGCGGCGTGGGAGAGCGAGTTCGAGTGGTGGGCGCACGTGCGGATCGGCCACGAGGTGGGGCTCACCGACGACGAGATCATTGCCGTGCGCTCCTTTCTGCCGCTCGCGCTGGACGATCCAGTGGAGCAGGCCGCGCTCGACGTCGCCCGCGCCGCAGCAACGACCGCTGACCTCGACGACGACCTGTACGCGCGCTCGCGCGACGCACTCGGCGACAAGATGCTGATCGAGGCCTTGACGCTCGTCGGCTACTACGCGCTGCTCGCGCTCCAGATGCGCGTGTTCCGCGTCCCGCTCCCCGACGGCGCCGAGTACACGTTCACGAATCGCCGGTGA
- a CDS encoding nuclear transport factor 2 family protein, protein MDAAEQLLAIEAIKQLKARYFRCMDTKDWDGYERVFAPNAVLDVSGETRVPDGEGLVRGNTAIAEYVKGHVDPVTTVHHGHMPEIEITSPTTATGVWSMEDMLRWPEGSPIGEMHGYGHYHETYEKVDGQWRIASCKLTRLRVDAE, encoded by the coding sequence ATGGATGCAGCAGAGCAACTGCTCGCGATCGAGGCGATCAAGCAGCTCAAGGCCCGCTACTTCCGGTGCATGGACACGAAGGACTGGGACGGCTACGAGCGAGTCTTCGCGCCCAACGCGGTCCTCGACGTGAGCGGCGAGACGCGTGTGCCCGACGGCGAGGGGCTGGTGCGCGGGAACACGGCGATCGCGGAGTACGTGAAGGGTCACGTCGATCCCGTCACGACGGTGCACCACGGGCACATGCCGGAGATCGAGATCACGTCGCCGACCACCGCCACCGGCGTCTGGTCGATGGAGGACATGCTCCGGTGGCCCGAGGGCTCGCCGATCGGTGAGATGCACGGCTACGGCCACTACCACGAGACGTACGAGAAGGTCGACGGTCAGTGGCGCATCGCGAGCTGCAAGCTCACGCGTCTCCGGGTCGACGCCGAGTAA
- a CDS encoding GNAT family N-acetyltransferase has protein sequence MSLPETIDLGDGFALERARPEHAPEMAKAVGESLDHLRPYLPWPSPEQATEAKQRERLVRLQDVWRRSEHFSFVIRRGDGPAVLGNVSLDWTSGGPEIEIGYWVHIDWCNRGLATRASRALTTAAFGLVEVERVVIRCDETNAASAAIPRKLGFVLDRVVAAQPEAPAESGRDMVWLRKRTPDDTVPFETNFGRTIVRIGDTVHRPVERWTPAVHALLRHLEAVGFDASPRVLGIDGDDREILSFMPGQSGARSWAQVVPDEGLRAYARLLSRYHDAVRGYAPPADSSWSSFTGAPGPDELVCHGDCGPWNVVWRDGNPVALVDFDHARPASPLHDVAYALEFTAPFRDDSECARWLRYAEPPDRRRRMEVFADAYGLTTIDGLVERVIDQQRRDIDDVGALAREGLEPQATWVANGYLDELAARVRWSEENRHLFQ, from the coding sequence ATGAGCCTCCCCGAGACCATCGACCTCGGCGACGGGTTCGCGCTCGAGCGCGCGCGTCCCGAGCACGCCCCCGAGATGGCCAAAGCCGTCGGCGAGAGCCTCGACCACCTTCGGCCCTACCTCCCCTGGCCGTCACCGGAACAGGCCACAGAGGCGAAGCAACGCGAACGCCTCGTCCGGCTGCAGGACGTGTGGCGGCGCTCCGAGCACTTCAGCTTCGTCATTCGGCGTGGCGACGGTCCCGCCGTGCTCGGCAACGTCAGCCTCGACTGGACGTCGGGCGGCCCCGAGATCGAGATCGGCTACTGGGTACACATCGACTGGTGCAACCGCGGTCTCGCGACACGCGCGTCGCGCGCGCTCACCACGGCGGCGTTCGGCCTCGTCGAAGTGGAGCGCGTCGTGATCCGCTGCGACGAGACCAACGCGGCGAGTGCCGCGATCCCGCGCAAGCTGGGCTTCGTGCTCGACCGAGTCGTCGCCGCCCAGCCCGAGGCGCCGGCCGAATCCGGCCGCGACATGGTGTGGCTTCGAAAGCGCACGCCCGACGACACAGTCCCATTCGAAACGAACTTCGGGCGGACCATCGTCCGGATCGGAGACACCGTGCACCGTCCGGTCGAGCGCTGGACGCCTGCTGTCCACGCGCTGCTCCGGCATCTCGAGGCAGTGGGATTCGACGCATCGCCGCGGGTGCTCGGCATCGACGGCGATGATCGCGAGATCCTCTCCTTCATGCCGGGCCAATCCGGCGCGCGCAGCTGGGCGCAGGTCGTGCCCGACGAGGGCCTGCGCGCGTACGCGCGCCTCCTGTCCCGGTACCACGACGCGGTACGTGGCTACGCGCCACCTGCGGACAGCAGCTGGTCGAGCTTCACCGGAGCACCGGGGCCCGACGAGCTGGTGTGCCACGGCGACTGCGGACCCTGGAACGTGGTGTGGCGCGACGGGAACCCGGTGGCGCTCGTCGACTTCGACCACGCCCGGCCCGCGTCACCGCTGCACGACGTGGCGTACGCCCTCGAATTCACGGCTCCGTTCCGCGACGACTCGGAGTGCGCCCGTTGGCTGCGGTACGCGGAGCCGCCCGATCGCCGGCGCCGCATGGAAGTGTTCGCCGACGCGTACGGGCTCACGACGATCGACGGATTGGTGGAACGGGTCATCGACCAGCAACGACGGGACATCGACGACGTCGGCGCGCTCGCTCGAGAAGGCCTCGAACCACAAGCCACGTGGGTGGCGAACGGGTACCTCGACGAGCTCGCGGCGCGGGTCCGCTGGAGCGAGGAGAATCGTCACCTCTTCCAATAG
- a CDS encoding LLM class flavin-dependent oxidoreductase, with protein MFTMRFDMRAPGGVDTMPALYDAAIDMAAWAEDRGGVMCLISEHHASPDGYLPSPLLLASAMVARTTRMGFVIGAALMPFYDPIRLAEDMAVLDIISKGRVSYVMALGYRPEEFEMFGVEWDERGAVAEQKLTVLLEAVTGEPFVHEGRRVQITPPPLTPIQISWGGGTKPAARRAGRHGLDFFAESGGDDLREAYENEARKYGHEPGQAMLATPGTPTTVFVADDVDRAWDEIGPSMLHDIAMYGDWNVGKQHIASLSTARTVGDLREEHGSYRIYSVDEAVEIVKGGGLLMLQPLCGGLPPDLAWKYLKIVTDDVMPAAK; from the coding sequence ATGTTCACCATGCGGTTCGACATGCGAGCGCCGGGTGGGGTCGACACGATGCCCGCGCTCTACGACGCGGCCATCGACATGGCCGCGTGGGCGGAGGATCGCGGCGGTGTGATGTGCCTCATCTCGGAGCACCACGCGTCGCCCGACGGGTACCTTCCCTCGCCCCTGTTGCTCGCGTCGGCGATGGTGGCGCGCACGACCCGCATGGGTTTCGTCATCGGCGCCGCGCTCATGCCGTTCTACGATCCCATCCGTCTCGCCGAGGACATGGCGGTCCTCGACATCATCAGCAAGGGACGCGTCTCGTACGTGATGGCCTTGGGCTACCGGCCCGAGGAGTTCGAGATGTTCGGCGTCGAATGGGACGAGCGCGGTGCTGTCGCCGAGCAGAAGCTCACGGTGTTGCTCGAAGCCGTGACGGGCGAGCCGTTCGTGCACGAAGGTCGCCGCGTGCAGATCACGCCGCCGCCGTTGACGCCGATCCAGATCTCGTGGGGTGGCGGTACCAAGCCCGCGGCGCGCCGTGCCGGCCGCCACGGCCTCGACTTCTTTGCCGAGAGTGGCGGCGACGACCTGCGCGAGGCGTACGAAAACGAGGCGCGCAAGTACGGACACGAGCCCGGCCAAGCGATGCTCGCGACACCCGGGACTCCCACCACGGTCTTCGTGGCCGACGACGTCGACCGGGCGTGGGACGAGATCGGACCCTCCATGCTGCACGACATCGCGATGTACGGGGACTGGAACGTCGGCAAACAGCACATCGCAAGCCTGTCGACGGCGCGCACGGTCGGCGACCTCCGCGAAGAGCACGGCTCGTACCGCATCTACTCGGTCGACGAAGCGGTCGAGATCGTGAAGGGTGGTGGGCTGCTGATGTTGCAACCGCTGTGCGGTGGTCTGCCACCCGACCTCGCGTGGAAGTACCTGAAGATCGTCACCGACGACGTGATGCCCGCGGCGAAGTAG
- a CDS encoding amidohydrolase family protein produces the protein MSENYLLISSDSHAGPPEGRYRDYIDPEFRDAYDAFNEQMRAMRSSFVRDTEDRKLWVEEWAEKTGDFGFTAAGDAKLRDRALDDDGVAAEVVFPNADGAGLGGVDASPFGSGLGSSGRSDGAQVMAGARAHNRWLAELCADSPDRRIGLACVPILHDHDAAISEIHWAAEHGLRGVLIPVSWAPYAGYHDPCYDRVWAACVDHDMAVHVHSGGGGPQDVGPGPGASAIMTTEAWHGPAHCLTVMLWGGVFERHPTLRFAVTEDGAWWVPDLIWRADDKYTGANHNVKKFGANLYREVLKMKPSEYYQRNVFIGASTPTPEEINRRDRIGINNLMWGNDFPHPEGTWPDTRDWVAIRFHDVPERETRKLLGTNALRCYPQLDKKKMREIAARIGPTPYDVHEAPIPPNPDGTNEPTSVADSLA, from the coding sequence ATGAGTGAGAACTACCTGCTGATCTCGTCCGACTCCCACGCCGGGCCACCCGAGGGCCGTTACCGCGACTACATCGACCCGGAGTTCCGCGACGCCTACGACGCGTTCAACGAGCAGATGCGGGCGATGCGCAGCAGTTTCGTCCGCGACACCGAGGACCGAAAGCTTTGGGTCGAGGAGTGGGCAGAAAAGACCGGCGACTTCGGATTCACCGCTGCGGGCGATGCCAAGCTGCGCGACCGGGCGCTCGACGACGACGGCGTCGCCGCCGAGGTGGTCTTCCCGAACGCCGACGGCGCCGGGCTGGGCGGCGTCGACGCCTCCCCGTTCGGCTCCGGTCTCGGAAGCTCCGGCCGCTCCGACGGTGCACAGGTCATGGCGGGCGCCCGCGCGCACAACCGCTGGCTCGCCGAGCTCTGCGCCGACAGCCCCGACCGTCGCATCGGCCTCGCGTGCGTGCCCATCCTCCACGACCACGACGCCGCGATCTCCGAGATCCACTGGGCCGCGGAGCACGGGCTCCGCGGCGTGCTCATCCCCGTGTCGTGGGCACCGTACGCCGGGTACCACGACCCCTGCTACGACAGGGTGTGGGCTGCGTGTGTCGACCACGACATGGCCGTTCACGTCCACTCCGGTGGAGGCGGGCCCCAAGACGTCGGCCCCGGACCCGGCGCGTCGGCCATCATGACCACCGAGGCGTGGCACGGTCCGGCGCACTGTCTCACCGTGATGCTGTGGGGCGGCGTCTTCGAACGCCATCCCACACTCCGGTTCGCGGTCACCGAAGACGGCGCGTGGTGGGTACCCGACCTGATCTGGCGCGCCGACGACAAGTACACCGGAGCCAATCACAACGTGAAGAAGTTCGGCGCGAACCTCTACCGCGAGGTCCTGAAGATGAAGCCGAGCGAGTACTACCAACGCAACGTGTTCATCGGCGCGTCGACGCCAACGCCGGAGGAGATCAACCGGCGCGACCGCATCGGGATCAACAACCTGATGTGGGGGAACGACTTCCCGCACCCCGAGGGCACGTGGCCCGACACACGCGATTGGGTCGCGATCCGGTTCCACGACGTGCCGGAGCGCGAGACGCGCAAGCTCCTCGGCACGAACGCGCTGCGCTGCTACCCGCAGCTCGACAAGAAGAAGATGCGCGAGATCGCGGCGCGGATCGGTCCGACTCCGTACGACGTTCACGAGGCGCCGATACCGCCGAACCCCGACGGCACCAACGAGCCAACGTCGGTCGCCGACTCGTTGGCGTAG
- a CDS encoding Rieske 2Fe-2S domain-containing protein, translating to MSTTEYETFVGLPMPRNPESLPDRTRRPIVRTQAPGEKRFPFPVPDGWFVVAEARDLDPGQTMTFHVFGKDVVLFRTESGEARMVDAYCAHLGAHLGVGGKVEGECIRCPFHGWRYDGESGKCTEIPYGDTEHIPSQAKVRSYPTLERNHMIWAWHSGVEAPPFYDVPEVGEFYDPDWLPYEIKEFDVATCCQEMAENNVDFAHFMYVHGTPNIPDDEFEIKGTYKKTVGAGGMFVREGFGLGLGVLHMGDRMVFFSSTTPIDEENVKVRWVFSAPREMGDDAAKNAAEGFSAGVSQDLPIWENKRYVDRPIVTKSEKKLLEQREWALQFYSNYTPE from the coding sequence ATGTCGACCACCGAGTACGAGACCTTTGTCGGCTTGCCCATGCCGCGCAACCCTGAGTCGTTGCCCGACCGCACCCGCCGCCCCATCGTGCGGACGCAGGCTCCGGGGGAGAAGCGGTTCCCGTTCCCCGTTCCCGACGGTTGGTTCGTCGTGGCCGAGGCGCGCGACCTCGACCCCGGCCAGACGATGACGTTCCACGTGTTCGGGAAGGACGTCGTGCTGTTCCGCACCGAGAGCGGCGAGGCGCGTATGGTCGACGCGTACTGCGCGCACCTCGGCGCGCACCTCGGCGTCGGCGGCAAGGTGGAGGGCGAGTGCATCCGCTGCCCGTTCCACGGCTGGCGCTACGACGGCGAGTCGGGCAAGTGCACCGAGATCCCGTACGGGGACACCGAGCACATCCCGAGCCAGGCGAAGGTGCGTTCCTATCCGACGCTCGAACGAAACCACATGATCTGGGCGTGGCATTCGGGCGTCGAGGCGCCCCCGTTCTACGACGTGCCCGAAGTCGGAGAGTTCTACGACCCCGATTGGCTGCCCTACGAGATCAAGGAGTTCGACGTCGCCACGTGCTGTCAGGAGATGGCCGAGAACAACGTCGACTTCGCGCACTTCATGTACGTACACGGCACTCCGAACATTCCCGACGACGAGTTCGAGATCAAGGGCACCTACAAGAAGACCGTCGGTGCCGGTGGCATGTTCGTCCGTGAGGGCTTCGGACTCGGGCTCGGTGTGCTGCACATGGGCGACCGGATGGTCTTTTTCTCGTCGACCACACCGATCGACGAGGAGAACGTCAAGGTCCGCTGGGTGTTCAGCGCGCCGCGTGAGATGGGTGACGATGCCGCCAAGAATGCCGCGGAGGGTTTCTCGGCCGGTGTGAGCCAGGATCTGCCGATCTGGGAGAACAAGCGTTACGTCGACCGGCCCATCGTCACGAAGTCCGAGAAGAAGCTGCTCGAGCAGCGCGAGTGGGCGCTGCAGTTCTACTCGAACTACACGCCGGAGTAG